Genomic DNA from Paracoccus sp. MBLB3053:
TTGCGCGCGAAGCCGTTACCGCCGCGCTGAAAGCCGGCAAGGATGTCGTCACCGCAAACAAGGCGCTTTTGGCGATCCACGGTCAGGAGCTGGCCGAACTGGCCGAGGAAAACGGCTGTGTTCTGCGCTTCGAGGCAGCCGTTGCCGGGGGCATCCCCGTCATCAAGTCGATGACGGAATCGCTTGCCGGGAACGAGATCCGCCGCGTCATGGGCGTGATGAACGGCACCTGCAACTACATCCTGACCCGGATGGAGAATGCGGGTCTGCCCTATGAGACGGTGTTCGAGGAAGCAAGGCAGCTTGGCTATCTGGAAGCCGACCCGACGCTGGATGTGGGCGGGATCGATGCGAGCCACAAGCTTGCCATTCTCTCCTCGATTGCCTTCGGTACCCGACCGGCCTTCGATGCCGTCGAGATCGAGGGCATCGAGCGCGTGAGCATCGATGACATCCGGCGCGCGGCCGACATGGGTTATCGCATCAAGCTGCTGGGGGTGGCCCAGATGACCGGTCGCGGTCTGGAACAGCGCATGTCGCCGTGCCTCGTGCCCGCCGAAAGCCCGCTGGGGCAACTCCAGGGCGGAACGAACATGGTCGTGATCGAAGGCGACTCGGTCGGCCAGATCGTTCTTCGCGGTGCTGGTGCCGGAGAGGGCCCGACCGCCAGCGCCGTCATGTCCGATATCGTCGAAATTGCCCGGGGCGTCAGGATGCCGGCATTCGCCCAGCCCGCGGCGACCCTGACCAAGCCGATCCCCGCGCGCACCGCGGTTCCGGCCGCCTATTACATCCGCCTGCAATTGGCAGACAAGCCGGGCGCGCTGGCCAAGATTGCGACCGTGCTTGGGGATGTCGGGATCTCGATCGACCGGATGCGCCAATATGGCAAGCATGACCTCGAAGGCATTGCCCCGGTGCTGATCGTGACCCACAAGACCACGCCCGAGGCGATCGACCTTGCGATCGAGGCCCTGCCCCGCACTGGCGTCGTCGACGGTGAGCCGGTCGAGCTTCGCATCGAGGAAGTCTGAGCCAATTGAAACGCCCGCCCCACCGGCGGGCGATTTCAGCCTTGGGACAGATGCCGCAGGCCATGAGTGACGTCCGCCCTTACCGCGAGACGCAAGCCAGGCTCATCCCCCGCCCTGAGCGAGGCCAGGATCATGCGGTGGTGGCGCGGCGGCTCCTGCCGCTTTACGCGGCCATAAAGCGCGCGCATCGTCGGCCCCAATTGCAGCCAGACGGTTTCCAGGATCGCCAGCATCGCTGGCGCCTGGGCACGCAGGTAGAGCGTGCGATGAAATTCCAGGTTGGTGCGGATATAGCCCACCGCATCATGCGCCTCGGCCGCCTCGCCGATCGCCGAATTGATGAGCGCAAGACGATCGATCAGCGCCTGATGCGCGCGCGGCAAGGCACGCGTCGCCAGTTCCGGCTCGATCAGGGCACGCAGGGCGGCGAGTTCCTCGATACGATCAACCGATAGCTCGGGCGTGGTGATGCGCCCCGATGACGACAGGGTCAGCGCACCCTCCGCCACAAGCCGCCGGACGGCCTCTCGCGCCGGGGTGATCGACACGCGATGCTCGGCCGCGATGCCGCGCAGGGTCAGCGGCAGTCCCGGCGGCAATTCCCCCAGCATGATCCTGCCACGGAGGCTGCGGTAAAGCCGTTCATGGGCGGAAGTTTCGGAGGTTCTGGAGGGCGAGATACTCATGCCACATCTGTGATCACAAACACGGGGAACGTCAATCCGTCATTCCGTGAAACGCCATGCAAGCAATTCATGGCCATTCTGTTTCAACCAGTTCCGCTGCTCGCGATAGCCGGGGTAAAGCCGTTCGGTCGTCGCCCAGAAGGCGGCGGAATGGTCCATATAGGCCAGATGCGCGATCTCGTGCGCGGCGACATAGTCAAGCACCTCATGTGGGGCCATTGCCAGTCGCCAGGAAAACATCAGCCTGCCATCCGCCGTGCAGCTTCCCCAGCGAGAGCGGGTATCCCTGAGACTGATCGCGCGAAACTTCCTTCCCAGCCCTTCGGCATGGCGATCACATGACGCGATCAGCCGGCCATGGGCCAGATGCTTCAGAAAGCTAGCCACGACAGTGCCCACCGGCCGGCCCCTCGGAACCAGCAGCCTGTCACCCTCGATCCGGACTGTCCTGGTCGAGGCGGGCTCGATCTCGAACAATTCTCCTTCGATGGGAATTCGGGCCCCCGCTGCAACGATCGCCGCAGGGGGCATCCCGGCGCGGACACGGCGCAACCACTCGGCGCGCGACTCGGCAAAGGCCCGACCTTCGGTCAGGCTCGCAAGCATCGGCAGCGTGAGAACGACCTGCCCCTCGGCCCGGGTCACGCGAAGGGTCATCCGCCTTGCGCGCGCCGATCGGCGCAACACAACGGGGATGTCTCCCCCGACCAAGATCTGTTCATCACCCGACGGCATGCACTTGAACCCGCAGCTGCGCTTCGTTACCTATAGCGCCTAGACCGATGCCTGCGCGCAAGGGAAAAGGCTTTGACAGCCTGCGCCACCTGTGGCAGGGGACAGCGGATTTATCTAACTGCGGCGGAAAGAGAATACCATGCCCAAAGAGGAATGGGGCACGAAGCGCCTGTGCCCCCACTGTGCGACCCGCTTTTACGATCTGAACAACGACCCGATGACCTGCCCGGCCTGCGGCAATGTCATCACTCTGGAAAGCCTGACCAATGGTCGCTCGCGTTCGCTGATCTCGGAAAAGAGCGCCGCCCAACGCAGCAACCAGAATGACCTGGTGGATGACGAGGATCTCGATGACGACGCCGATACCGGCGATCTCGACGACGATCTGCTGGACGATGACGACGATGACGGTGATGTTTCGCTGGACGACATCGCCGACGTGGCGGACAACGACGAAGAGTAATTTCTTCCGTTGATCGGCGAATGAATTGCCCCGGTTGGAGTCTTCCAGCCGGGGCTTTTTCTCGTCCTCCGCGCAAAGAAAAAGGGCGCCCCGCAGGACGCCCCATCTCAATCGGATCGGCTCGGTGGCTCAGGCCGCGCGGGTCAGCAAGACGGCATCGACCTTCTTCTGCGCGCCCGCCTCGTCCATGCCGCCGACGGCGGCGACTTCGCGGGTCAGACGGTCAAGGGCAGCCTCATAAAGCTGACGCTCGGAATAGGATTGCTCGCGCTGATCGTCCTGACGGTGCAGATCGCGGACCACCTCGGCAATCGACATCAGATCTCCCGAATTGATCTTCTGTTCGTATTCCTGGGCGCGGCGCGACCACATGGTGCGCTTGACGCGAGCCTTGCCCTTCAGCGTGTCCAGAGCCCGCTCGACCAGGTCGGGGCTCGACAGTCCACGCATGCCGATTTCGGAGGCGCGCGCCGTCGGGACACGCAGGGTCATCTTGTCCTTGTCGAACGAAATGACGAACATCTCGAGGCGCAGGCCCGCGACCTCTTGCTCTTCGATCGAAACGATACGACCCACGCCATGGGTCGGATACACCACGAAATCATCGGGGCGGAATTCGGTCTTCTTGGCTTTCGACATTGAGCTTCCTTCACAGCAGCGCCAGTCTTTGGCGCAAAAGACCCACAGGCCAGGCAAAAAGCCCCGGCCTTTGGGCCACCATTAATGTTTGTGCATACCGGACCGGGCAGTCGGTCTGGGCAAGGCAGCATCGCCGTTCAGGCCCCTAACGAAGCCCAAACGGCGATTTATGTCAGGTTTATATCACAAAAATCGCCTCAGATCAAAGCACGGCTGAGGCACTGTGTTCACAATGATGGAGGTAAGGGTTTCCCTTATCCCACAAAGCTTTATCCGAATGACCTTATGCGGCGCATCAAATTGCGATGCCCGAATCATGGGCGTCGTGACGCACGGTCGGTTTGATTTCGCCTCGGCGTGGCAGCCTGCTCGCAGGCCGAAATCAATCGCCCTCGCCCGGCGCTTCCGAGAAGTACTTGTCAAGCTTGCCCGATTGGCCGTCCATCTCGGCATAACCGGGCATCGGATCTTTCTTGCGGGTGATCACGGGCCAGAGCTCGGAATATTTCCGGTTGAACTCGACCCATTTCTCCATGTCCGGCTCGGTGTCGGGCCGGATCGCGTCTGCAGGGCATTCGGGTTCGCAGACGCCGCAATCGATGCATTCGTCGGGATGAATGACAAGCGTATTCTCACCCTCGTAGAAACAGTCCACGGGGCACACCTCAACGCAGTCGGTGTATTTGCACATGATGCAGTTATCGGTGACGACGTAGGTCATGGCGGCAAGCTATCCTGTTTCTTGGCGGCTAGTTACGCCCGAAGACGAGATCATTCAAGGCCGGGAGAGCCGAAAAGACGTGCATCTTCCCGAGCCGTCACAGAACGGAACATTGGTTCAGGGATCATGCCCAACCACGGGAAACGATCCCGGTACGCTCGACGATCGCTACTCGATTTCCTCGTATAGCGTTGCCGCCTCGCTGGCGGGGCCACGGCGTTCGCCCAGCATCAGCACCTTGAGGCTCCGCACCCGGCCATGGGCCGCAACGGTGATGGTATCACCGTGACGGACGATCTGGGCGGGTTTCGAGCAGGGTTTCCCATTCAGACGCACCCCGCCTCTGCCGACCGCCTCGGCGGCCAGCGTCCGGGTCTTGAACAGACGGGCGTGATGCAGCCACCGATCAAGGCGAAGGGTGGCTGCATCCTTGAGTTCACTCACGACTTGTTCTTGAGCGCCGCAAGGATCGCGAAGGGGCTGTCGGGATCGATCTTCTTCTCGGCCTTTGGCGGGCGCGCTTCGAAGCTCTTGGGCCCATCATGGCGAGACTTGCCCTTGCCATCGTGACGCGGCTTGCCCTTGGGGCCGCGTTCCTGGCGATCGCCACGGCCCTTGCCGTCGAAACGCGGCTTGCCCTGGCCGGCACCGGCATCGCCCGAGGCATCGCGCTCACGGCGCTGTCCCCGTTCACCCTGCGGACGGCCCTGGCGTTCTCCACCACGGTCGGGACGACGGTTGCCCCGCGGACGCGGTGCCCAGGTGAAGGTGTAGAAGACTTCCATCTCGGCGGCGGCGTCAGCGCCTTCCTCGGCAGTGGCTTCTCCGGCCTCGACATCCGCGGCCTTGCGGGCGGCCTGCTCGGCTTCCCACTTGGCGCGGGTCTCGGCGGCCAGAACGCTTTCCTCTTCGGTCAGCGGACGCTCGTGATCGACGGCTTCCGGGGCAGGTTCGGCAACGACCGGGGCCGCTTCGGCCCGGGCCTTTGCGCGCTCCCCCTTCTCGGCGTGATAGCCAAGACCCTGCATCAGGCCCGAAAACTGCTCAAGCGTCATGCCGGTGATCGAAAGCATGTCGGCATTTGCTTCAAAGCCTGCCCGGCTGTCCTGGCTGCGAAGCATATCGGCCAATCTCTCGAGCATGTCGATGCGGATCGCGCGATCGCCCGCCGGATGATAGCCCGAGAGGGTGTAATAACCCTTGGGAACATCCGGGAGGTTCGGGATCGTCACCAGTCCTGGTGGCGGGCTTTCGGGGAATTCACCCATGCCCTGTTCCAGGCCCCAGAGCACCAGGCGCAGGCGCGTCGGTGCGGGTTTCAACAGCGCGGGCTGGAAGATCGTGTACTGCCCGAAGCGCACGCCATGCTTGCGCAGCAGGCCCCGCGAATCCTGGTCGAGTTCCTTGACCTCGGTCGCCACGCCATCGCGCGGCACGACGCCCAGCGCCTCGACCAGGCGGAAGGCGAAGCCGCGGGCAAGGCCCGTCAGTGTCTCATCGTTCTTCAGCGCAATCAGCGGCTCGAACGCGGTCGCGACCTTGCGATCAATGAAATGCTGCAGCCGGCGCTTGACCTTCTCAGCAATCTCGGGACCAGCTTCCTCGTCGACGAACGCTTCGACGGCAGGCTTCAACGACTCCGAGCCCTTGACCAGCTTCCCGACGGCGGAGTTGCCCCACATGAGGCCGCCCTGTTCGGTAAAGTCCAGCTCGGTATCCGGAGCGTTGTAGAACCTGTCGGCCCGAAGATGGAATTCGGGGCGCAGTGCCTCATAGGCAGCACGCGACAGCATGCGCGCCTCGTCCCCGGTTGCGTTGGGATCGGCGCGGAAGCGGAATCCTTCAAGACGGCCGGCGAATTCGCCTTCTACCGTCACTTCGCCCTTATCGTTCACCTCGGCCAAAAGGCTCTCCTTCTGCTTGAGCCGGCGCAATAGTACGGACGTGCGCCGGTCCACGAATCTTTGAGTCAGTGCGGCATGCAGCGCATCCGACAAGCGATCTTCTACAGCGCGCGTCTCGGCGCGCCAATGGCTTTCGTCCGAAACCCAGCCACTACGCTGCGCGACATAGGTCCAGGTGCGGATGAATGCCAAGCGTTTCGACAGGGTATCGATGTCACCTTGCACCTTGTCGATCCGCTTGATCTGGCCTTCCAGCCAGTCGCTGGGCACGCTTCCCGCCTGGAGGAACCCGAAGATCCGAGCGAGCAAGGTCGAATGCTCGGCCGGAGATATCCCACGGAAGTCGGGAATTCGGCAAACATCCCATAGCATCCGCACGTCCTTGGGATGGGACAGGCGATCGCGAATCTCGGGCATCGAACTCAGGGCTTTCAGCGCGCGCAGGTCGTCTGCTTCGCGTCCCCTGACAAGCCATTCGGATTGCGGTGCTGTCTCGAGGCTCTGGATCAGCCTGTCGATCGTGCCGTATTCCAGCACGGGGTTGCGCCACATCAGGCGCTGGATCGGCTGGAACCGGTGGTTCTCGATCGCGTCGATCAATCCCTCGTCAAGATGGCCCGCATCTCCGGTGATCCCAAAGGTGCCCGGCTCGGTATGCCGCCCAGCGCGCCCGGCGATCTGCCCCAGTTCATGCGGGAAGAGGTGGCGATAGCGGCGGCCATCGAATTTCTCGGTTGCCGAGAAGGCGACATGGCGGATGTCGAGGTTCAGCCCCATTCCGATGGCGTCGGTGGCGACGAGGTAATCCACCTCGCCCTGCTGGTACATGGCGACCTGGGCATTCCGCGTCCGGGGCGAAAGCGCCCCCATGACAACGGCACATCCGCCCTTCTGTCGCCGTATAAGCTCGGCCGTGGCATAAACCTCATCGACAGAAAAGCAAACGATGGCGGAACGCGCCGGCATTCGGCTGATCTTCTTCGATCCCGCCCAGCTCAACGCCGAAAACCGCTCACGTCGCATGAACTGCACCCCGGGCACCAGCGCGGCAATCGCCGGACGCATCGTGTCGCTGCCCAACAGCAGGGTTTCATGCAACCCGCGCATGTTCATCAGCCTGTCGGTGAAGACATGCCCGCGTTCGGGATCGGCACAGAGCTGGATCTCGTCCAGGGCGACGAAATCGGCACCGACCTCAGGCATGGCCTCGGTCGTGGCGACCCAGTACTGGACGCGATCGGGGACGATCCTCTCTTCCCCCGTGACAAGAGCGACGACCGAGGGGCCGCGCGCCTTCACGATGCGGTCATAGACCTCGCGCGCGAGCAATCGCAACGGCAGCCCGATGACCCCGGTGCGATGTGCCAGCATCCGCTCGATCGCGTAATGTGTCTTGCCAGTATTGGTCGGGCCGAGAACGGCCGTAACGCGTGATCTGTCGTGCATGTCAGGCGTCCGTGCCCTTTGTCTTGTCTTCGAGACGCTCCACCGCGTCGGCAGCATCTTGTTGGTGCGGATGGATCTTGAGGCTTGCCCGATACGCTGCCAGAGCGCGCTCGTCATCCCCCAATTCCTCGAACATCAGGCCCAATTGGGTCAGCGCGGCGAAATGACGAGGCTCGACGGCCAGAACATGTGCAAGATCGTCGATGGCCGGTCCGAATTTCCCGGCGAGATAGAAGGACACTGCACGCAGATGCCATCCGGCGGCGAAATCGGGCGCGTGATCGGTAAGGGCGGTCAGGTGGCCGATCGCGGTGTCGATCTCTCCCGCGTCGAGCGCAGCTTCGCCCCTTTTGTAAAGCAGGTCCATGCTCGCAGATCCCGAACGCGACCAGATCCTGAGGATATCGCTTTCGGCGCGTTCCCAAGTCTGACCGTCCGGTTGGGCGAGTTCGGCAAAGAGCATGTCCAGATCTTCACGTTCGCGACGCAAGGCATCCGCACTGGGCACCGAGGGCTCGGCCGGTTCGAGTTCCGGTTCGTCCTGCGAGTGAGGCGAATCACTTTCGGGCAGCTCGCCTCCCGGTGGGGGCACCTCGCCCTGATCCGGGGCCGTGAAGGGCAATTCCGCTTGCGCAAGCGCAGGACTCACCATGACGGGCGTCAGGATCATCCCTGCCGCAACGGCAATATAGCAAAGGGGCCCTAGCCAACGCATAAGCTCTATGTAACTTTCCGCCCTACCCATTTCCAGACACAGTCAGGGGAGAATACGAAATGAGCAAAGTGGTCGAGGCAGCCGTTGCCGCCCTGGACCCCAAAGCCAAGGGCTTTGACGGCACGGCCAAGTTCGTGATCGAAGGCGAAGGCTCGGTCTATATCGATGCCGAAGGCGCCCGCGCTGCCGATGACGAGGCCGATGTGACCCTGACCGCCAGCCGCGAGACCTTCGAAGGCATGATGAACGGAGAGGTGAACCCCACCACCGCATTCATGACCGGCAAGCTGAAGGTTGACGGCTCTATGGGCACCGCCATGAAACTGGGCGCCCTTCTGGGTTGATCCAAGGGCGATGAAAATGACGCCCGCACCATTCAATACCCTCTTGCAAGATCCCCCACCCAAGGCAGATGCCTTCTGGATGCGGGCCGAGGACGGGGTAAGGTTGCGGGCGGCACATTGGGCCGGGGACCGGTCAACAGGCACCGTCCTGCTGTTTCCCGGCCGCACTGAATATCTCGAAAAATACAACTCTCTCGCCCTTGATCTGAACGCCGCCGGGCTTGATGTCCTATCGCTCGACTGGCGCGGTCAGGGACTTTCCGATCGTCTGCTGTCCGATCCCCGGCCGGGTCATGTCGCCGGATTTGCAGATTACCGGCGTGATGTCGTGGAACTTGTCGTGACGGCGGATGAGCTTGATCTGCCTCGTCCGTGGCATCTTCTGGCCCATTCGATGGGGGGCGCAATCGGCCTTGCCGCGCTTGATGCCGGTCTTCCTGTCCAGAGCGCCGTCTTTTCGGCTCCGATGTGGGGGCTCGATCTTTCGCGTCCGGTTCGACTTCTCGCCCACCTGATCACGGGGGCGGCCGAGCGGCTCGGACTGGGCCATTATCCCGCATGGGGGTCTGGCGGCTATGAGCCCTTTGTCCTGAACCAACCTTTCCGCGGGAACCTTCTAACCACGGATGGGGCGCGCTGGGGACGATTGATCGCCGAGCTTGCAAGCTGGCCGGAAATCGGGATCGGCGGCGTTAGCAACCACTGGCTGCGGGAAGCCCTGGCCGAATGCCGTAGGCTTGGCGCGCTTTCCGCACCTGCGCAGCCGACGCTGGTCGCGCTTGGCAGCGAAGAGCGGATCGTGTCACCGGATGCGATCCGCTCGCGGCTCGATAGCTGGCCACAGGCAAAGCTCATGCTCCTGCCCGGCGCGCGCCACGAGCCGCTGATGGAGCGTGAAAGCATCCGCGAGCCGCTGGTTGAAGCAGTCATCGCCCATTTCCTGGCGCCACGGGAAGCCGTCTGAGCCCGTACTCCTGTCCTTTCACATGCCGCCAAGTCGCTTGGCAGGGTTGCAGCCCGCGCCCCGAACAGCCAAATCTTGGGGCAATCGAAAGGACAGACCATGACGAAGCTTGCCACGATTCGCTTCCCCTCCCCTCTTGCGGGTCGCATTGTTCCCCGGGATGAAAACGCCCTTCCCGTCGCGGCAGAGACCGCAGATCTGGGCGCGCTTCCGGAATGGGACCTGACCGATCTCTACCCGGCGCCCGAATCGGCCGAGTTGACCGACGACATCGCCACGCTGCGCAAGGAATGCTGCCAGTTCTCGCGGGACTATGAAGGGCGCCTGGCCTCACTCGACGGAGCGAAGATGCTCGAATGCATCGAACGCTACCAGAATATCGACATTCTCGCCGGGCGGATCATGTCCTATGCGGGTCTCCGCTACTATCAGAACACGATGGATGGCGTACGCGCCAAGCAGATGGGCGATCTGCAGGACCAGATCACCGAGCATACGACGAAGCTCGTCTTTTTCAGCCTCGAATTCAACCGCATCCCCGACGCCCGCTACGAAGAGGTCTTCGCCGAGGATGGTGGCCCCGCGCGCTACAAGCCGGTCTTCGACCGGATGCGCGCGATGCGCCCCTATCAGCTTTCGGACGAGCTCGAACGGTTCCTGCACGACAATTCGGTCGTCGGCGCCGCGGCCTGGAACCGCCTCTTCGACGAAACCACTGCCGGCCTGACCTTCAACGTCGACGGCGAGGAACTGGGCATCGAAGCCACCCTGAACCTTCTGACCGACCATGACCGCGCCAGGCGCGAGGCCGGCGCAATGGCGCTGGCCGAGGTCTTTGGAAAGAACATCAAGCTGTTCGCTCGCATCCACAACACACTCGCCAAGGAAAAGGCGATCGAGGACAAGTGGCGCAAGATGCCGACGCCGCAGACCGCGCGGCACCTTTCGAACCATGTCGAACCCGAGGTGGTCGAGGCGCTGCGCAATGCCGTGACCGCTGCCTATCCACGTCTCTCGCATCGCTACTACCGGCTGAAGGCGAAATGGCTGGGTCTCGACAAGCTGCAGGTCTGGGATCGGAACGCGCCCCTGCCGACCGAAAGCCCGCGCCTGATCGACTGGCCCGAAGCGCGCGCGACCGTGATCGACGCCTATGCCGGCTTTTCGCCGAAGCTCGCCGAACTGGCCGAGCCCTTCTTCGACAAGGGCTGGATCGATGCAGGCGTGAAGCCGGGCAAGGCGCCGGGCGCCTTCGCGCATCCGACCGTGACGACCGTGCACCCCTATGTGCTGCTGAACTATCTCGGCAAGCCGCGCGACGTGATGACGCTTGCCCATGAACTTGGCCACGGCGTCCACCAGCGCCTTGCCGCTGGTCAGGGCGAATTGCTGGCCTCGACGCCTCTGACGCTGGCCGAGACGGCTTCGGTCTTTGGCGAGATGCTGACTTTCCGCGCGCTGCTCGCCAAGACGACCGAACCGGCCCAGCGCAAGGCGTTGCTGGCGGGCAAGGTCGAGGACATGATCAACACGGTCGTCCGCCAGATCGCGTTCTATGACTTCGAATGCAAGCTGCATGCCGCGCGTGCCCAGGGCGAACTGACGCCCGAGGACATCAACGCGCTCTGGATGTCAGTGCAGGGCGAAAGCCTTGGCGACGCCTTCGAGTTCATGCCGGGATATGAGACGTTCTGGACCTATGTGCCGCATTTCGTCCACTCGCCCTTCTATGTCTATGCCTATGCATTCGGCGACGGGCTCGTGAACGCGCTTTATGCGGCCTACGAAGAGGGCCTGCCCGACTTCCAGGAAAAATACTTCGCCATGCTTTCGGCGGGGGGGTCGCAGCACCACAAGGAACTGCTTGCGCCCTTCGGGCTTGACGCTTCCGACCCGGCCTTCTGGGACAAGGGCCTGTCGATGATCGAAGGCCTCATCGACGAACTGGAGGCGATGGAGGAATGATCGCGCTCGAGCCGCTCGGTCGGCATGAATTCGACCGGGTGGCACACATCGAGGTCACGCCGGAACAGCAGCCATTCTGCGGCACTGTACCCGGCCATTTCGAGATGGACGAACCGGGTTGCGACTTTCACGTCGTGATCCGGGACGGCCATGCGGTCGGTTTCTTCAAGATCGACCGCGAGTTCGCGACACGCTTCGACTTTGCGCTATCCCATGAAATCGGGCTTCGCGGGATGATGATCGACAGGAACGAACAAGGCCAGGGCACCGGCAAGGCCGCTATCCTTGCCTTGCGCCCCTATCTGCAGCGTCTCTATCCCGATGCCTCGAATTGCGTGCTGACGGTCAACATCATCAACCTTGCCGCCCGGTCCGTCTATCTTTCGGGCGGTTTCCAGGATGAGGGCGGGCTTTTCCACGGCGGCCGCATCGGTCCGCAGCACATCTTGCGGATGAACCTATCTAAAACGGCTGTCGCCTAGGCCGAGCCCTTCGCCTATGCTTGCGCCCGGACGGCAAAGGAGGAACGCCATGGTCAGGCGCATTTTTTTGGGCCTGCTGGGTCTTGTGATCCTGGCGGTTGCGGCAATTGCCATCTGGGGTCCCGCCTATGTCGAGCGCAGCCTGAACCCGGTCACCGGCCCCGCGCAGGGCTGGCCGGTTTCCCCCCAGGCGCAGGCACTTCACGACAGCCTTGTCATCGGTGATTGGCATGCCGATACGCTGCTATGGGATCGTAATATCCTTGGTCGCGTCGATCGCGGTCACACCGACATTCCCCGCCTCGCAGAGGGCAATGTCGCCGTCCAGGTGTTCACCACGGTCACAAAAAGCCCGCGCGGACAGAATTACGCTCAGAACTCGGCCGAGGCTCCCGACAATATCACGCCGCTCTTCATCGGCCAGTTGCGCCCTATCCCGAGCTGGTTCAGCCTGAAGGAACGCGCTCTTGCCCAGGCTGCTGCCCTGAACCGCGCAGCCGAAGAAGAGCCGGAAAGCTTGTTGATCATCCGCTCGGCCCAGGATCTTCAGACCCTGCTTGAAGCGCGGCGCAACGGGGCAAAGACGGTTGGCATCATCCTTGGCTCGGAAGGCGCGCACCCCCTCGAAGGTCGTC
This window encodes:
- a CDS encoding alpha/beta fold hydrolase, encoding MTPAPFNTLLQDPPPKADAFWMRAEDGVRLRAAHWAGDRSTGTVLLFPGRTEYLEKYNSLALDLNAAGLDVLSLDWRGQGLSDRLLSDPRPGHVAGFADYRRDVVELVVTADELDLPRPWHLLAHSMGGAIGLAALDAGLPVQSAVFSAPMWGLDLSRPVRLLAHLITGAAERLGLGHYPAWGSGGYEPFVLNQPFRGNLLTTDGARWGRLIAELASWPEIGIGGVSNHWLREALAECRRLGALSAPAQPTLVALGSEERIVSPDAIRSRLDSWPQAKLMLLPGARHEPLMERESIREPLVEAVIAHFLAPREAV
- a CDS encoding M3 family oligoendopeptidase, with amino-acid sequence MTKLATIRFPSPLAGRIVPRDENALPVAAETADLGALPEWDLTDLYPAPESAELTDDIATLRKECCQFSRDYEGRLASLDGAKMLECIERYQNIDILAGRIMSYAGLRYYQNTMDGVRAKQMGDLQDQITEHTTKLVFFSLEFNRIPDARYEEVFAEDGGPARYKPVFDRMRAMRPYQLSDELERFLHDNSVVGAAAWNRLFDETTAGLTFNVDGEELGIEATLNLLTDHDRARREAGAMALAEVFGKNIKLFARIHNTLAKEKAIEDKWRKMPTPQTARHLSNHVEPEVVEALRNAVTAAYPRLSHRYYRLKAKWLGLDKLQVWDRNAPLPTESPRLIDWPEARATVIDAYAGFSPKLAELAEPFFDKGWIDAGVKPGKAPGAFAHPTVTTVHPYVLLNYLGKPRDVMTLAHELGHGVHQRLAAGQGELLASTPLTLAETASVFGEMLTFRALLAKTTEPAQRKALLAGKVEDMINTVVRQIAFYDFECKLHAARAQGELTPEDINALWMSVQGESLGDAFEFMPGYETFWTYVPHFVHSPFYVYAYAFGDGLVNALYAAYEEGLPDFQEKYFAMLSAGGSQHHKELLAPFGLDASDPAFWDKGLSMIEGLIDELEAMEE
- a CDS encoding GNAT family N-acetyltransferase, with the translated sequence MIALEPLGRHEFDRVAHIEVTPEQQPFCGTVPGHFEMDEPGCDFHVVIRDGHAVGFFKIDREFATRFDFALSHEIGLRGMMIDRNEQGQGTGKAAILALRPYLQRLYPDASNCVLTVNIINLAARSVYLSGGFQDEGGLFHGGRIGPQHILRMNLSKTAVA
- a CDS encoding dipeptidase, which encodes MVRRIFLGLLGLVILAVAAIAIWGPAYVERSLNPVTGPAQGWPVSPQAQALHDSLVIGDWHADTLLWDRNILGRVDRGHTDIPRLAEGNVAVQVFTTVTKSPRGQNYAQNSAEAPDNITPLFIGQLRPIPSWFSLKERALAQAAALNRAAEEEPESLLIIRSAQDLQTLLEARRNGAKTVGIILGSEGAHPLEGRLDNLRVLYGAGFRLIGLTHFFDNELGGSLHGEGGEGSGLSEFGREVVREMLDRDMIIDLAHASPQMVRDVLAIPGTRPIISHTGIHGQCPSPRNISDDLVRAIAAKGGLIGIGYWSDVVCGDSPADIAKAIKAAMALVGDDQVSLGSDYDGSVNAPFDAAHLSVLTQALMDAGLSDGQIAKVMGGNMMRYLAENL